The following nucleotide sequence is from Aspergillus luchuensis IFO 4308 DNA, chromosome 1, nearly complete sequence.
GCCCTGAGCCCTGGATCCCTGATGGGCCCGCCCGACCAGATCCCGATGGGCTTACTGCTCAGCGTGGTGTGAATTCTCTCGAAAGGGTCTCTGGATAATATCTGATCTCACAATCGGCTTGATCGGAATAAGAAACTTCTAGTATAAGAACGTCAATTTCAGGTCACGTAAAATTATCTTCAGATCACGTTAGGCTGCAATACCGATTCCTAATTGAGCCGAGGTCTttaccttcttcctcaccggGAGGTAAGCACAATTCTCCGGGTTGACCACGGGATCGCATCTGATTTTTAGAAATACAATAACTGCTATCATTGGCGGGGGTTGAATTTTCCGCGAAATTTAATTGTCGGGTTCGGAGTTACTTCAATAGTTGTTCCCTTATTGGTTAGTATGGGATGTTTGAAATAGTCTGTAGGAAAAggaatcatcctcatctctAATAATTGTTAATGTCTACGTGGTAATTAGACACACTGGTTACCAAATGTTAAAGCACATATACAGGAAGCTACACCATATAATTCGGTCAACGTATTTTACTGCTGCGGAAGGAAAGATCCACACTTGGCAACAGTGGCATCTGTGGGATAGCAACTGACTTGCTCGGAAATTGTAGGATTGGCGGTATCATGAGACCATCTCTAACCCTGAATTGTGGCttaaggaaaaagaaaaagaaaaagcaaaagcaaaagaaaaaaacaccTGCTATAAGATACATGGGAATCAAACAATAGAAGGCATCGGCCAAAACGCGCGTAACATATACCATGAATTGTCGGATGAGCTGTAGCTCAAGCTTGGTCAGAAGCTTCAACAACACAGCAGCTCGGCAGAGGAGAACACAGTCCATTAGATATCTTTGGATATGTCTTCTTGACCTTAGAAGCCTCTGCTTGGGCAATTTTATCCACACGGGATATTATATCACTGATAATTTCCGGCTGCACAGCAGGATTCATAGCACACATTCGAAGTGTAGTCCGTCCACGAATCTGGGTGGTGAATATAGAAGCGATATTCTCCTTCACGAGCCGTTGCGAAGTTGCAGTGTTCAATGAGTCtagctcttcctcgctgaaCCCAGGAGGTGCGTATCTGAAAACCACAATGCTAGCAACTGTTGGCACCGGGATGATCCAGTTCTTATACTGCCGGATACTGCGATCCGCTGTACgggcaagaagaaaaccCTGATCGATCATCTCACCCATACGACGACGACCTAGAACCTTGATAGTGAGCCACAGAGACATTGCGCGCGCGGGGCGACTTAGCTCTGGGCTGAGTTTGTAGAAGCTAGTCGTGGCTTGAGGTTCCGATGGATGGTTGAGATATTCGGCAtcgaaggagaagctgcgtGCGAGAGACTTCATGTGCCGCGTGAGCACAATCCCGCAACCATATGTCTGGAAGAGCCACTTGTGGCCATCCCAGGAGATGCTATCCGCGCGACCGATACCATCAACCAGGTGGCGATGCTTGTCGGAGAGTGAGATGGATGCACCATATGCACCGTCTACGTGGAGCCATAGGCCTTCGTCACGCGCGATGTCGGCTAATGCGTTCAGAGGATCGATACTGCCTGTGTTGGTGCTGCCGCAATTGGCGACaaggaggaaaggaacgCGTCCGAATAGGCGATCTGTATTGATGGCATGTCGTAGGATATCCGTATCCATGCGGCAGTTATCATCGGTTGGTATCTTGTGGACCTGGTAGTCCATGAAGCCGGCAATATGTAGGGCTTTCATCACGGAGAGGTGTGTCTGGTCGGACATGTAGATGGTGGCGTTTGCTCGCTCTGACGGTTGGAGTTTCTCATCGCGAGCTGCGACTATGGCTGTCATGTTTGCCATTGACCCACCCGAGACAAAGCACCCTCCCATTGAATCAGGTAGCCCCAGTTGAGAGCCTAGCCAGTGGATCATGGCCTTTTCAACCTCACTCGGACCAGAGCTCGCATCCCAGTTGGCAGCATTTACATTCCAAATGGAAGTGAGAAGATCACCCAGACGAGTAATGGGGGCCGGGCAGGCTGGTATATAAGCAAAGTTATGTGGATGGGTGTGGTGTAGATGGTAGTCAAAGAGCGTCATAGCTTGTTGAAGGATAGAGACCGGATCCCGCGGATGATCATCCGGCATGatctcatcctgcaggcTTGGTAGCTCACTGATATCGAAAACTGGGAGAATAGGGTctgatggaggtggaaggTCGGTGGTCAGGAGTTGAGTCAATAGAGACCTGGCTAGCAACATGACATTGGTCCATCCTTCATCTGATTGGTCTTGGGGTGCGTTGAAATGCATCTTGTC
It contains:
- a CDS encoding pyridoxal phosphate-dependent decarboxylase family protein (COG:E;~EggNog:ENOG410PVQQ;~InterPro:IPR002129,IPR015421,IPR015424,IPR021115, IPR010977;~PFAM:PF00282,PF01212,PF00266;~go_function: GO:0003824 - catalytic activity [Evidence IEA];~go_function: GO:0016831 - carboxy-lyase activity [Evidence IEA];~go_function: GO:0030170 - pyridoxal phosphate binding [Evidence IEA];~go_process: GO:0006520 - cellular amino acid metabolic process [Evidence IEA];~go_process: GO:0019752 - carboxylic acid metabolic process [Evidence IEA]), with the translated sequence MHFNAPQDQSDEGWTNVMLLARSLLTQLLTTDLPPPSDPILPVFDISELPSLQDEIMPDDHPRDPVSILQQAMTLFDYHLHHTHPHNFAYIPACPAPITRLGDLLTSIWNVNAANWDASSGPSEVEKAMIHWLGSQLGLPDSMGGCFVSGGSMANMTAIVAARDEKLQPSERANATIYMSDQTHLSVMKALHIAGFMDYQVHKIPTDDNCRMDTDILRHAINTDRLFGRVPFLLVANCGSTNTGSIDPLNALADIARDEGLWLHVDGAYGASISLSDKHRHLVDGIGRADSISWDGHKWLFQTYGCGIVLTRHMKSLARSFSFDAEYLNHPSEPQATTSFYKLSPELSRPARAMSLWLTIKVLGRRRMGEMIDQGFLLARTADRSIRQYKNWIIPVPTVASIVVFRYAPPGFSEEELDSLNTATSQRLVKENIASIFTTQIRGRTTLRMCAMNPAVQPEIISDIISRVDKIAQAEASKVKKTYPKISNGLCSPLPSCCVVEASDQA